A part of Candidatus Desulfatibia profunda genomic DNA contains:
- a CDS encoding RtcB family protein: MTINIKKIDKYRWEVPKSGQMRVPGMVYATEAMLKDADQQEPLKQVANVATLPGILKASLAMPDMHWGYGFPIGGVAAFDWESGVISPGGVGYDINCGVRLATTLLVEKDVRPKLEDLVNALFRDIPSGVGSKGSIKLSVPEEKKVLKQGSRWAVNQGFGVDDDLRHTEDEGCMPNADPDTISQRALERGRQQLGTLGSGNHFVEIGIVEKVYHAEAAAAFGIFEGQVTLMLHSGSRGLGYQICDDSLALMTKHVKKLGFDLPDRQLACAMIQSDEGLRYYNAMACAANYAWANRQILMHRSREVFSRVFGIGPRDLGMNLVYDVCHNIAKKETHLIEGKPRTVCVHRKGATRSFCAGHQALCDEHRKVGQPVIIPGDMGTASYVLVGTRKAMEETFGSTCHGAGRVLSRKAAMKASRGRAIHRELEAKGILVKWTGRSTLAEEMPEAYKDVSQVVEVVHGAGISEKVAKLRPIGVIKG, from the coding sequence ATGACAATAAATATAAAGAAAATAGATAAATACCGTTGGGAAGTTCCCAAATCCGGCCAAATGCGGGTGCCGGGGATGGTGTATGCCACGGAAGCGATGCTGAAAGATGCCGATCAGCAGGAACCGCTGAAACAGGTGGCCAATGTTGCCACCCTGCCGGGGATTTTGAAGGCATCGCTGGCCATGCCGGATATGCACTGGGGCTATGGATTTCCCATCGGCGGAGTGGCGGCCTTTGACTGGGAATCGGGCGTTATTTCTCCGGGCGGCGTCGGTTATGATATCAACTGCGGGGTGCGTTTGGCGACAACCTTGCTGGTCGAAAAGGATGTCCGGCCGAAGCTTGAAGATCTTGTTAATGCCCTTTTTCGCGATATTCCTTCGGGGGTCGGATCCAAGGGTTCGATCAAGCTTTCTGTTCCCGAGGAAAAAAAGGTTCTCAAGCAAGGCAGCCGTTGGGCCGTAAACCAGGGATTCGGGGTCGATGACGATTTGAGGCATACCGAAGACGAGGGGTGTATGCCGAATGCCGATCCGGACACGATCAGTCAAAGGGCCCTGGAAAGAGGGCGCCAGCAGTTGGGAACCCTGGGTTCGGGAAATCATTTTGTAGAAATCGGCATTGTAGAGAAAGTATATCATGCCGAGGCTGCTGCTGCCTTCGGTATTTTTGAAGGGCAGGTTACCCTGATGCTGCATTCCGGTTCCCGGGGCCTGGGGTACCAGATTTGCGATGATTCTCTGGCTTTAATGACCAAGCATGTCAAAAAATTAGGGTTTGACCTGCCGGATCGACAGCTTGCCTGCGCCATGATTCAGTCCGACGAAGGTTTGCGCTACTACAATGCCATGGCCTGTGCCGCCAATTATGCCTGGGCCAACCGGCAGATTCTGATGCACAGATCCCGGGAAGTGTTTTCCCGCGTTTTCGGTATCGGCCCGCGGGATCTGGGCATGAACCTAGTATACGATGTTTGCCACAATATCGCCAAAAAAGAAACCCATCTGATCGAAGGGAAACCTCGGACGGTCTGTGTGCATCGCAAAGGAGCGACGCGCTCATTTTGTGCGGGCCATCAAGCGTTATGTGACGAACATCGCAAAGTGGGACAGCCGGTGATCATTCCGGGAGACATGGGTACGGCTTCTTATGTGTTGGTCGGCACCCGCAAAGCCATGGAAGAGACCTTTGGCTCGACCTGCCACGGTGCCGGTCGTGTTTTGAGCCGCAAAGCCGCAATGAAAGCAAGCAGAGGCAGGGCCATCCATCGCGAGCTTGAAGCCAAGGGAATCCTGGTTAAATGGACCGGCAGATCCACCCTGGCTGAGGAAATGCCCGAAGCATACAAGGATGTTTCCCAGGTTGTTGAGGTGGTCCACGGAGCGGGAATTTCAGAAAAAGTGGCAAAATTAAGACCTATTGGTGTAATCAAAGGTTAA